AGCCCCTGTGCTGTGAGtcctccccctgctgccagcaGTCTAGCTGCCAGCCCTCCTGCTGCAactcctccccctgccaggaGGGCTGTTGTGtgtctgtctgctgcaagcccgtgtgctgcacccctgtctgctgcaagccctTGTGCTGTGAGGCCTCCCCATGCTGCCAGCAGTCTAGCTGCCAGCCCTCCTGCGgcagctgctccccctgccaggAGGGCTGCTGTAtgtctgtctgctgcaagcccgtgtgctgcacccccgtctgctgcaagcccgtctGCTGCACCCCAGTCTGCTGCAAGCCCCTGTGCTGTGAGTCCTCCCTCTGCTGCCAGCAGTCTAGCTGCCAGCCCTCTTGCTgcagctcctccccctgccaggaagacagctgtgtgtctgtctgctgcaagcccatgtgctgcacccctgtctgctgcaagccTGTGTGCTGCAAGCCTGTGTGCTGTACCCCTGTCTGCAGCAAGCCTGTCTGCTGCCAGgcctccccctgctgccagcccagcccctgcagacCCTCCTCCTGCGTGTCCCTCCTCTGCCGCCCCGTGTGCAGGCCCGCCTGCTGcgtccccctctccccctgccagccCAGCTGCTGCCCCCAGGCCTCCAGCGTGTCCCTGCTGTGCCGCCCCATGTGCTCCCGCTGATGGGGCACGTGCCCCCAGGGCGCTGGGCACAGGCCCCACCCAGGGACCGTGGGCCTCCCGGCCACCCCTCAGCCCAGCCCTCACCTGTGCTAGGTGGCTGCCCCCACCCACGATGGGGTCCCCCTGGGTGTCCACTCTCCTGACCTGAccttcacctcctccctcccaagAACGCGGACCCCGTGGCTCCCCGGGGCTCCTGCTCCCGGGATGCACCTCCACCTGCCCTGGGtcacctgccttccctcccagCTCCTCTGCTTGGTCACCTGACCTCGCCCTCCAACCTGTGGGCACCTCCCTGGCACCCCAATAAATTCACTTCACCTGCTGACCTGCTTCCTTTCATCTGACTCTCATGGGGGTGGGGTCCCGGGGGTTTGGACCCAACAGTGGTCCCTTCCCTCGTGAACATTTTTGGAAGGAGCGATGAGAGGTCCCCAAGGGCCAGGGCCCAACTGCTCtgggcggggccgcggggtggGACTCACGCCCTGGCGCAGATGGTCAGGGCTGCTGGGCCCCGAGTGGGTCCCCGGGGCCCCTGAGGCTGGCCACCTGCATACAGGGCgtggcctggggggctcagcccaGGCCCGTCTCCACCCACTGCCCCAGCTGGGCAAAGTGTCCCGGACAAGCCTGCCTGGGGGCCGCAGGCAGCACAgcccggggggcctgggggcctcctGGGGTCCCCCTGGGGTCTTCCAGCGTGCTCTGCTCATCCCGTGGAGAGGCGGCGGGCTGGGGAAGGCACTGCTCTAAGCCCCCAAAGGAAACGACTAGGTTGGAAGCACAATCTTCAGGTCTTCAGGGTGGCAGGAGCCCCAGGATCCCGTCCTGGGCAGGACTCAGGACATCAGCTGGTAGGTCTGGACTCCGCCTGGGAGCAGGAGGGACACGGAGTCACGGGGCAGGGCCTGCCCTGGGAACCCCGTCAGGCCTGGACATGCCCAGTGCTCTGGACAACGCTGCTCTGATGTCAGGATGGCACTGACGTCACGGGAGGACACTTGTTGACAAAGGCAGAGGCAACCCCCTATGTCGCCCGCCAGcgtgcccccgcccctgccctcacCTCAGGAACGCTTGTCCTCAGTGGTTTGCACAAGTGACCTGTGACTCTCTGGGCTTTGCTGATGGTGCCTGGCATGTGTCACTTCCGGAGGGCCCATGGGGTGAAGTGCCCTGAGCCCACGTGCTATTCCTTTGATTTATTTGTGACAAACACCGCTGGCCTCACCCAGCCCTAGCCGTTCTCATGGCAGTTCGCACTACGGCAGGCACCCAAAGGACGGGGGTTTAAACTCACAGCTGCTCTCTGACGTCTGAGCTCCTCatcccctcctcacctcctccttaCTGGGAGATGAAGTGTTGGGAAAACACAGTAGAGAGACACCCATGTGGCCTGTAGCCAGGAAGCCATAAAGGCCACCCAGGAAAGGCTCCTCTGGGCACCCCTGACCTCCACCCTgaccccacccagccccaggccACCACGTGTCACAGCATCTGCTTCATGGCCTCCAGCCTGGGTGTCCCAGGGCCACCTGCTTCCCACCACCTGCCTCTGGGCTATGAGAGCTCCTGGGCCCCCCAGGGTCTCAGGGCTCTGCTGGGGCGGCCCCTGTGCAGCCCacctcctcctgcagcccagcTGGCTACTCCATGCGCTTCCCCTCGGGGTCCTGCCTGCCTGACCTAGACTGTCCCCTAAAGGCCCCTGCCTGCTGCGGAGCCAACCTCTCCAAGCTCACCCTTGACTCAGGAGGAAGCCACCCAGCCAGCCATTCCCTTTCACAGCCAGTCTGTTACTGTGGACTCCTTCCAGGGCTGACCCACCCACATCTGCATCCCCCGCCCCCAGAAAGTGCCCCAAAGCACCCCCGGATGCCCTGAAAGGTAGAGCCCAGGGACCCCTCTGGGCCAGACAGGCAACAGGAGACTTCCTCAGCCCCACATGACCCCTGGGCCAGTCTAACCATGCAACTCGCTTCCTGCAGAATAACCCCCAACAAATACTTTAGAGTCTCACACCCTTTTCCTCTGTTTCCTGTGGTGGTTTCACTGACAAAGGGGACCCACAACTCATCTGGGAACACGGAGCTCAGGGGAGCGATGTGATCATTAGCCGGCACCCAAGgacctctgtccctcctctgtgGGGCTTATATTGTCATCTTTGGAGGACCAGGAGCTCCTGAACATGATGCCTGCCATGGGCCATGTCTACTTCCAGTCGTTGCTCTGCTGTCTGGCCACCATCACAGTCTGAGACTTTGTTCCCAGGAAAACCCTGTGGGCACCAAATGGGCTGAGAACAAAGACCCCAACCCACTGTAAGTAGAAGCAGCTCCTCCCCACGCACAGATGAGGGCTGTCCCGACATCAGCACATGCCACAGTCCTGTTGGGAAGTAGGGACAGGGAAGACCTGGCAGTTGGTTTGTCTGGTGTCCAGACAGTCTTCTAGGGACAGGTGGCATCCTACATTCACAGACACCAGAATGTCGTGTGCTCCAGCACCGTGTCAGCTGCTGGGATGCAGAGGGCAGAGAAGAGGACACAGCCTCTGGGGCTCCCACCTACTGGGCTGGGTTGGCAGAGAGCAGCTGGGAAAGGATGACTGGAAACAGCAATAGTGGAGAAAGGCCAGAACAGTGTGAAAACATGTCCAGACCAGAGGGTGGGAGCAAATATCCCATGTCCAGATATAGCCAGACGCAGCTTCCCACACACGTGAGCAAATCTGAGAATGAAGTCCTGGAACTGCAGAGCAATGGGTCAAATGGTGGAGGCAAGAAAATCACATTGCCCACAGAGGGTCCTCTTTACAGCAGTATAGATTCTCAGCATGGGGGTTACCTTTTTCTATCTTTGCCAACTTGATAAGAAATAATACCTTATGGTTGCTCCTTGTCCCTAGACACATAGAATCGCAAAGGGTGATACACCATTAGGGGTTTATGCAGAAACAGGGGGATGGGCATCTGAAGTCTCTCCAGTTTTGATCATTACAAACAATGCCACCATGAAGGGTCCCCACCGCTTACCTGTGTGCACAGGTGTATGTTTTCACTGTGCctaaattcccagaagtgggacTTCCAGGTCAGAGTTTGCTGATTTTAAATTCTGAGAGATATCAACAAATGTCCTCAAAAGGACTTTTAAAAGTTGTGCCTACTAAGAGTGATCAGAAAAGATGGGCAGTAGGGAACTCTAAGGGCCCACCCCTACACCCCCatagaaacactgaaaaaaactGGCAAAGAATCAAATGGTCAAGGGGTTACAATGACCAAGGAAATGCTCCATCAAGAACAAAGTGGTTGCAGCCTGGTGGACTGGGTGCCAGTGAGGGGCCCTGGTTCTGGCAAGAGCAAGCCCCATTCTATGAGAAGTGTGGTTGTCTGAGCAGTGGCTCTGGAGGTGCCCACACCAAGGGCTTGGCTTAATTTCTCATAACTTCAAGGCAAAGAAGCAGCTACATGGAGAGAGTTTGTCAAATGAACCCACTGCGGCCTGGGGAAAAGGTATCAGTTGTGGCAAACAGAAGACACCCCAAAAAGCCAAGGACAGAAAGCTGGGGAATGAAATGTTTGGAGAAATAAGGTTTTCAGGCTTTCACAGATGGCTGGGAGACCAGAAGACCCCACACATGCCTGCAAGGGGCCCATGCTCAGAAAGGAGCTGAGAAAGCCCTGGACACTTACCACTGGCTACACGTCCAGTTCTGACAGGCATGATGTGAAGGTGAAGGCAGATCTGTCAACTGTCCAGCCCAGGGCTGTGGGCTGGTCCCAACACACAAGCAGAGCCCAGCCGCCAAGACTGGGAGAAAAGTCTTGTTTGGCTCCAGGTGTTTAAGGAAGTTTCTGTCAAATCAGTATCTGACCACTAGGCTAATGGAACACTGAGCACACCTGACAAAGAGTGCAGTCATTACAATATAGTTTAGAAGGGTCACTGAACAAAAACACAATGACAGGTCACAGCAATCAGCAACAAAAACTATAGAGAAGGGGAGAATCTGATATCCAGAATTATCACATGATAATACTCAAAATGtccagctttcaacaaaaaatatgaaggatgcaaagaaagaagaaaggatgactcattcacaggtaaaaaaaaaaaagcaattagcaGAAAATACCCTTGAGAAAGCCCAGGGATTTAACTTTCTagacaaaacttttatttttttaaagattttatttatttatttaacacacagaaagagagagagagagagaaggcacaagcaaggggagcaggaggtagaggtagaggaagagggagaagcaggcttcctgctgagccagCAATccccatggggcttgatcccaggacctcaggatcatgacttgagctgaaggcagatgcttcaccaactgagccacccaggcgtctctagaca
This genomic window from Canis lupus familiaris isolate Mischka breed German Shepherd chromosome 31, alternate assembly UU_Cfam_GSD_1.0, whole genome shotgun sequence contains:
- the LOC111093468 gene encoding keratin-associated protein 10-1-like: MADTCCSRTCLIAASTLSVCSSDLSCGGRLCSPSACTSSSWQVDDCQETCCEPPCCAPASCLTLLCTPASCGSSPCPPACPGSCQPSCGSCSPCQEGCGVSVCCKPVCCTPVCCKPLCCESSPCCQQSSCQPSCCNSSPCQEGCCVSVCCKPVCCTPVCCKPLCCESSPCCQQSSCQPSCCNSSPCQEGCCVSVCCKPVCCTPVCCKPLCCEASPCCQQSSCQPSCGSCSPCQEGCCMSVCCKPVCCTPVCCKPVCCTPVCCKPLCCESSLCCQQSSCQPSCCSSSPCQEDSCVSVCCKPMCCTPVCCKPVCCKPVCCTPVCSKPVCCQASPCCQPSPCRPSSCVSLLCRPVCRPACCVPLSPCQPSCCPQASSVSLLCRPMCSR